A segment of the Microcystis aeruginosa FD4 genome:
CAATCACATTTAGGAACTATTCTGACTTCTGCTAGGCGCTCTAACCCTCTCGTCGGCAATGCAATTGAAGTACCTGATAGCTTGACTAATCCTTGCTTAAGACCTACTTTGCTGATGGCTTGAATTGTGTAAACTAAGAGATTTCTTCCTTTTTTTGGCTCTTTATAGCCAGGGATTTTGGGTTTGACCAGAAATTTATCGGGGTGACTTTTAAACTCGGATGAAGCGGCAAAAAATGATTTCCAGTTCCGGTCTAATCCTCTTAAAACTTGTTGGGAAATTTTAGCGGGTAACGCTTGATACTGTTCTGTGTCTGACCTCAGAGAGGGCATCTGATTATAGGTCAAATAGCCATGACCATAAATGAAGTTTTGTCGGATTAAATAATTGGCTGAGTTGTAGAGATTTTTAGACTGCCAAGATAAATTATCTATCTCCGCCCAAAATCGATGTCCTTTCTTGATAATGTGTCTTTCGGCTACTAACATTATTATCCGTTGTCTTTTAACTCAGCGTCGGGTTTTTAAGGGTTGTCATCCGTTATGATAATTGTACCTGAAGGCAATTGATAGCCTGTTAAATTCCCTTGTTTCCACCACCTCGAAGCCGTTCGATAACTTATTCCTGTTTTTTTGGTTCTTCCGAACTTACACTGTAGAAAATTCCTCAAGCTCCCTCTCTGCCCAGCAATGCTCTAAAGTTGATAAATATCAATTTAACAAAAACTCAAAGCCTTAGTATATAAGCTTTACAAGCATAAGTTATTGATAGTTTTACATGACAGGTTCGATAGAGCCGTTTTTTTTTGCCTAGTCTGATAGTTTCGTGTTCACATATTACCATGCTTGACTATATCTGACTGTATTTGTATTGAAACTTTACAATACTGACCACCGATAACCGTCTGTTTCACTACCAGTTTTTTGATATCTGTTGGGAGCATCTCACTTGTGCAATGAGTATTAATGCTTATAGCAGTCAAAAACTAGAAAATCTTGAACCTGATCACAAAGAGAAATGAGATTATAATAGTTATAACTTACGATTCAGAATATATCTCGATGGGAGGAACAGTCCAATGTTATCAGAAAATGAAAAAAGAATTAAAGAGTTATGTCAAGAGTTAGGGCAATGTCTTTATGAACAATCCCAAGTTGAGAAATTTAATAACTTGGCAGAGATAGAAGAGACTGTTAGAGATTTAATGATTCAGTATGTCAACCCAGAAATCGGTATTTTTTTGTCAAAACAAGCACAGGAGAAACAGCCGGTCGGACAAGAAAAGTAAAAAGTATTTTGGGCGAATTACCAATTACAGAAAAACAAGCGAAGAAGTTAGAAGTAAAGCCTCGGACTCAGATGAGTCCAATGTTAGAGAAGAACTGTTTGCTATTAAGTGGCGATGAATCCTACGAGAAATCGGCGCAGAAAATCAAATCATTGACAGGAATTGCTGTTTCTCACAGTACCCAACAACGCCTCGTACATCGCTATGCTTTTGAAGAATTACCGTCTAACCCAGAAGTTGAAGTCGAAGAAATGAGCATAGATGGCGGTAAGGTACGACTAAGAACTGCCAAGGGAAAAGCCTTGATTTGGCGTGATTATAAAGCAGTGAGTTTTCATCAACTGGGGGTAGCGGCCTTTTTTCAAGATAACTCGGCTTTATTAGATTTGGTTAATTCTCAAGTTTTGGCTGAACCTTTAATTTGTTTAGGAGATGGACATGATGGTATCTGGAATTTATTTGGTCAGATAGGAGAGAAACAGGAAAGAATTGAAATATTGGATTGGTAT
Coding sequences within it:
- a CDS encoding ISKra4 family transposase (programmed frameshift) gives rise to the protein MLSENEKRIKELCQELGQCLYEQSQVEKFNNLAEIEETVRDLMIQYVNPEIGNFFVKTSTGETAGRTRKVKSILGELPITEKQAKKLEVKPRTQMSPMLEKNCLLLSGDESYEKSAQKIKSLTGIAVSHSTQQRLVHRYAFEELPSNPEVEVEEMSIDGGKVRLRTAKGKALIWRDYKAVSFHQLGVAAFFQDNSALLDLVNSQVLAEPLICLGDGHDGIWNLFGQIGEKQERIEILDWYHLIENLYKVGGSFQRIDEVKCFLWKGEVDAAISCFEGWSEPQVENFIIYLNKHKHRIVNYGYLQAEGISIGSGSVESKIKQIAHRLKITGASWESGNVPQVLRHRSAYLNGCLF